The genomic DNA GCGTCGGAGCCGACCTCGGCGACGAGCGCATCGACGAACGGTCTCGCCTCATCGAGGATGAGCCGGTCGGCCGCGTCGGAAGCCTCGAGGCCGGGCGCGCTGACATCGGGGCGCCGGCGGAGGTCGCTGAGTTCCACCCGGGCAGGTTACCCTCACTCGAGGGTCACGGTGAGGCTTCAGCCGGTGTTTGCTACCCTCGGTCGAGCATGCGGGAAACACGCCGAAGCCAGCCGGGGGGCCGCCGCGTCGCGTCGACATCGGTCGCGACGCCCGTCGCTCGTCCCCGCGCGGTGCGCCGGTTCGGTGCGCTGCTCGCCACGTTCGCGGTCGGCGGCATGCTCGCCACCCTCGCGATCGCGCCCACCGCGCCGGCCCTGCTCGCCGATCCCGCCGCCGCGGCCGGCTCGGGCTCGCACGACCGCCTGCAGCGGGTCTCGGTCGATGCCGCGGCCGCCGTGCCCGGGGTCTCCGAGGACTCGTACGTCGCCTCGACGGGGCCCGAGACCCTCATCGAGGGCGGCACCAATCACGACTGGGCCGAACTCGTGCTCGTCGACGGCGCGTTCCCCGTGACCGATGCGAACGTCACCGTCATCCTGCGCTGGATGCGCCAGGAGAACGGCGTCGACAACTGGTGGAACCGCAACAACCCCCTGAACAACGGCAACGGATCGGGCGGCGGATCGGGCCTCGGCAGCTACGACACGCTCGTCACCGGCGCGTACTACGCCGCCGACAGCCTGCGCCGGTACTCGTTCTACGACGCGATCGAGGCGGCCCTCGAAGCGGGCGACGATGCGGATGCCACGGCCGCCGCGATCTGGGCGTCGCCGTGGGCCGGCAGCCACTACGGCAACGGCACGCACTGGTCGACCCGCCCTGTCGAGGCCGTCGAAGCGCCGGCATCGGCCTGGGGCCGCTGAGCGCCGAGCGCGCTCGTCAACCGGCGGTGGGGCGCCCCGGCTGATCGGGAGTCGTCGCGGCGGGCGCGGCGGGCGCGGCGGCGGCCGACGCAGCGGGCTGCGCTGAGCGGAACGCGTGCGCCATCCACCACGACGCGAACGCGCCGATCGCGGCCGTCACTGCGACGCCCACGACGCTCGCGCCGATGAGGAGCAGCACGCCCGGCGCGGAATCGGACGACCTGGACCACACGCCCGGCAGGATGGACGCCGGCGCGCTGAGCACGCCCCCGATCGTGCCGTTCGCGACCACGCCGATGCCGAGGCTGCTCCAGGTGACCGCGGTCGGCCGGTGCACGCCGTGACGTCGCAGGATGGCACGCTGGCCGAGGACGCCTCCGACCACGAGCGCGGCGCCGACCACCACGGCACCGGCGATCACGGCGATGACGAGCCACATGGGCACGGCGTCGATGAACCGCGTGAACGCGTTGTCGCCGTCGTCGCCGGCCCGCACGGCACCGGCCACGGCGGCGAGAATGAGGGCGACGATGCCGAAGATCGCCCCGAATGCCGCAAGCCCCAACCCCCAGGTCACGAGGGTGAGCCCGACGCCGCCGCCGACCAGCGCCCCCGTGCGGCTGCGCGGCTCGAGCGGCGGCCGGGGCGCCGGTGCCGGAACCGGCGCCCACTGCTGCGGGTATGCGGGCTGCGGGTACCCGGGCTGCGGGTACGCAGGCTGCTGCGGGGAGCCGGGCTGCGGGTACGCAGGCTGCGGGGAGCCGGGCTGCGCATACCCGGGCTGCGGGTATCCGGTTCGGGGATCGGGCTGGTCGGGCGGCAGGGGCTGCGGAGTCTGGTCGGTCATGTGTCGGGCCCTCTCATCGGCTGCAACCACCCTGCCGTATCGGCCCGGCCGCGCGCGAGCGCGTCGCCGCGAGCGGTCACGCTGACGTCGGGATGACGACCGTGCGTTCGCCCGGGGCATCCTCGTGGCCCCAGGCCTGCTCGATGGTCTCGAGCGGTACCGGCCGCGGCCGCACGGTCAGCGCACCGGACGCGACCGCGGCGACGAGCTCGGGCAGCCCTGCCTGCCGCAGGTCGATGGAGCCGAACCCGCTTCCGCTGATCCGGAGCGCGTTCGAGCGCAGGCCGGAGCCATCGAGCGTGATCGTGGGCCCCGCGGTGCTGCCGATGTGCACCCAGTCGAGCAGGCGCGCGTGATCGGTTCGGGCACCGAGGATGGCGCGCATCGCGAGCTCGGTCGGCGCACCCCAGACGTAGTCGAGGACGACGTCGACCTCGGCCGCCGCCGCTGCGAACGCCGCAGCGGTCGCGTCGTCGTCGGGTGACAGCTCGACGATGGCGTCGGCGCCGTCTGCGGCGAGCTGTTCGAGGCGCTGCCGGTTGCGACCGGCGGCGACGACCCGCCCGGCGCCGAGGTGGCGCGCCGTCTTCACCGCGATCGACCCTGCGGCACCGGTGGCGCCGATCACGAGCACCGACTGGCCCGCCCGGAACGGGACGCGTCCGCGAAGCGCGACCCACGACGACATCGCGGGGTTCATGGAGGCGGCGACGGTCGCGGGGTCCGCCCCGGAGGGCACCGGGATGGCCGATCGCGGATCGATGAGGATGCGCTCGGCCATGGTGCCGCCGCCGCCGAGGCCGCCGACGTAGGCGAGCGAGCCGTCGGCCCGGCGGACGACGCCGTCGATGCCGGGCACCACCGGCAGCGCCCCCGAACTCGCGTAGTGGCGACCCGAGGCGACGCCCCGCGTGACGGGGTGGATGCCGACCGCGAGCACTTCCGCCACCTCGCGTCGCGCGTCGGCCTGCGGCGCGGGGATGGAGCGATAGCGCGGCGGTTCGCCGAACGACTCGACGAGTGCGGCGTTGATGTGCGTCATGTGATCTCCTAGTTAGTACGTGGCACGCACTACTATAGTACGTACTACGTACTATTGCTAGACTGAGATCGTGGAAGACGAGGGCGCGCGATCGGCCGCCGACGCCCTGGCGCGGCTGGCATTCCTGACGAACGCGCGCCTGGAGGCACGCGCTGCAGAGGTCGGCGAGGGTCTCTCGGTGCAGCAGCTGCGCCTGCTGGGCATCCTGCGCGACCGGGAGCCGACGATCAACGAACTCACCGTCCTGCTCGGCGTCGACAAGTCCAGCGTCAGCGGGCTGGTCATCCGTGCGGAGCGGCGCGGGCTGGTGAGCCGCACCCGGCACGAGCGCGACGGCCGCGCGGTGCGAGTGCGACTGGAAGGGTCCGGGCGCACCCTGATCGACGCGGCAACCGCGTCGTTCGAGCTCGATGTGCAGCAGTTGCTCGCGGTGCTGACCGACGCGGAGCGCGCGCGCTGGGTGGCGCTCACGAACCGCGTGCTGAGCGCCGAGGCGGATCAGCTGGGCCTCACGCCCTGATCCGCGGCGGCCTCGCACCGCGGCCGCATCACCCGGTGACCCGGCGCGGACGCCGACGACCCCGATCGGCTACCGGTCGAGCGGCCGCCAGACGACGAGGGCGTTCTCGCGGCGCACTCGCGTGCCCGCCTTGATGGTGACGATGTCGCCGGCCGACCCGGCGGCGAACACGCGGCGGCCGGGGCGGTTCAGCATCTCGTCGGCGAGCATCGCCTCGAGTTCGCGCACCCGGGCGCGCAGCGCGGTCACCTCGTCTTCGAGGCCGAGCACGCGGCGGATGCCCTCGAGGCTCACACCCTCGCTCGACAGCTGGGCGATCTCGCGCAACTGCACGACGTCGCGCATCGAGTACCGGCGCGACTTGCCGGCGGTGCGACTCGGCGAGACGAGGCCGAGGCGGTCGTACTGGCGCAGGGTCTGCGGATGCATCCCGGCGAGCTCGGCCGCGACCGAGATCACGAAGATCGGGCTCGTCTCGTCCATCGACTACCCCTTCGCGCGGGCGAGGAGGTCGTCGCGCGGGTTCTCGTCGGGCAGCAGGGCCGCGAACTCGCGCAGCCGCTCCTCGGCCTCCTTCGAGAGGTGCGACGGCACCGCCACCTGCACGACGGCGAGCAGGTCGCCCGTGCCCTTCTTCGTCGCAACGCCGCGGCCCTTCACCCGCAGCACCCGGCCGCTCGGGGTGCCGGGCGCCACCTTCAGCTTCACGGGGTCGCCGCCGAGGGTGGGCACCTGGATCGTCGCGCCGAGCGCGGCCTCCTCGAAGGTCACCGGTACGGTGACCCGCAGGTTGAGTCCGTCGCGTTCGAACACCGGATGCTTGCGCACGTTCACGGTGAGGATCATGTCGCCGGTCGCACCGCCGTCGGGCGACGGGTGGCCCTTGCCGCGCAGGCGGATCTTCTGCCCGTCGGCGACGCCCGCAGGGATGTTCACCGTCACCGGCTTGCCCTCGGCGGTCTGCAGGGTCACCTGGTCGCCGCGGGTCGCGGTGATGAAGTCGAGCGTGGTCGTGGCCGTGACGTCCCGACCGGGCGTCGGCCCGCCGAAGCCGCGGTAGCCGCCCGTCGACTGGCCGAACCGGCCGCCGCCGAAGAGCCCGCCGAGCAGGTCGTCGTAGTCGCCGCCCGCACCCTGCTGGAAGGTGAAGCGCTGGCCACCGCCGCCCTGGCCGAACATGCCGCCGAACACGTCCTCGAAGCCGCCGGCGCCCGCCCCGCCCGGCGCAGTGAACCGCGCCCCCGAGCCCATCGCCCGGATCGCGTCGTACTCCTTGCGCTCCTCGGGGTCGGAGAGCACCGAGTTCGCCTCGCTGATCTCCTTGAACTTCGCCTCGGCCGCGGCGTCGCCCGGGTTCTGGTCGGGATGGTACTTGCGCGCGAGCTTGCGGTACGCCTTCTTGATGTCGGCGTCGCTCGCGTCCTTGGAGACGCCGAGCACCTGGTAGAAGTCCTTGTCGAACCAATCCTGACTGGCCACGGGCGCCTCCTCTCTCTGCTGTTCAGTCTGTCGTGCCGCCGAGCGTTTCCGTTCGCGCCCTTGGTTTCCGCTGGTGCGGAAACGCTCGGCGCGAACGGAAACACTCGGCGCGGGTGGCGTCCGTCAGGACGCCGGGGTGTGCACCACGACCTTCGCCGGGCGCAGCTGGACGCTGCCGAGCGTGTAGCCCGCCTCGACGACGTCGGCGACCGTGTCGGCCTCCACGTCGGGCGAGGGCTGCTGGAAGATCGCCTCGTGCTTCTGCGGGTCGAACGCCTCGCCCGCCTCGCCGAAGCGCTCGAGCCCGAGCTTCTCGGTCGCGGCGCGCAGCTTCGCGGCGATCGTCGCGAACGGGGTGTCGCCCTCGAGGTCGCCGTGCTTCTCGGCCCGGTCGAGGTCGTCGAGCACCGGCAGCAGCACCGCGACCGCCGCGCCGACCGCGCGCTCGCGCTCGAGCTCGCGGTTCTGCTCGGTGCGCCGACGGTAGTTGGCGTACTCGGCGGTCACCCGCTTCAGGTCGGCCAGGTGCTCGTCGGTCGGGTCCTGCACCTCGGCCTGCGCCGCGTTCAGGATGTCGTCGACGGTGAGCTCGTGCTCGCTCGCCGAGCTCGTCGAAGCGGGGGTCTCCCCTTCGACAGGCTCAGGGGGCTCGCTCGCTGAGCCCGTCGAAGCGGGGGTTTCCCCTTCGACAGGCTCAGGGGGCTCAGGGGCGCCGACGGGCTGCCGAACCGCACCGGTCTCGGGGTCGATCTTCCGCTTGTCGCGGATGATCGGCTCCTCGTGGTTCCGGTCTTCCTCGGAAGCCATGGTTACTTCTTCTCGTCTTCGTCGTCGACGACTTCGGCGTCGACCACGTCCTCGTCGCTGGACTCGCCGCCCGCGGCGCCGGTCGCCGAGGCGTCCTCGCCGGCCGTAGCATCCGCCGCCTGGCCCTGCGCGTAGATCGCCTCGCCGAGCTTGGTCTGCGACTGCGAGAGCTTCTCGAACGCGGTCTTCACCGCGTCGTCGTCGTCGCCGGCGAGCGCCGACTTCAGCGCGTCGACGTCGCCCTGCACCTCGGTCTTCACGTCGGCGGGCAGCTTGTCGTCGTTGTCCTTGATCAGCTTCTCGACCGAGTAGGCGAGCTGCTCGGCGGAGTTGCGCTGCTCGGCGGACTCGCGGCGCTTCTTGTCTTCGGCGGCGTGCTCCTCGGCCTCGCGCACCATGCGGTCGATGTCGTCCTTCGGCAGCGACGAGCCGCCGGTGATGGTCATCGACTGCTCCTTGCCGGTGCCCTTGTCCTTCGCGGACACGTGCACGATGCCGTTCGCGTCGATGTCGAAGGTGACCTCGATCTGCGGGATGCCGCGCGGCGCCGGGGCGATGCCGGTGAGCTCGAAGGTGCCCAGCGGCTTGTTGTCGCGGGTGAACTCGCGCTCGCCCTGGAAGACCTGGATCGCGACCGACGGCTGGTTGTCGTCGGCGGTCGTGAAGGTCTCGCTGCGCTTGGTCGGAATGGCCGTGTTGCGCTCGATGAGCTTGGTCATGATGCCGCCCTTGGTCTCGATGCCGAGGCTCAGCGGGGTGACGTCGATGAGCAGCACGTCCTTGCGCTCGCCCTTCAGGACACCGGCCTGCAGGGCGGCGCCCACGGCGACGACCTCATCGGGGTTGACGCCCTTGTTGGGCTCCTTGCCGGTCTCCTTCTTGATGAGTTCGGCGACGGCGGGCATGCGGGTCGATCCGCCGACGAGCACCACGTGGGCGATGTCGCTGATCTTCACGCCGGCCTCGCGCATGACGTCCTCGAAGGGCTTCTTCGTGCGGTCGAGCAGGTCGCTCGTCATGTTCTCGAACTGGGCGCGGGTGAGCGTCTCGTCGAGGTTCGCCGGGCCGTTCTCGGTGAGGGAGAGGTAGGGCAGCTGGATGCTGGTGCTGGTCGAGCTCGACAGCTCCTTCTTGGCCTGCTCGGCGGCCTCCTTGAGGCGCTGCAGGGCGATCTTGTCCTTCGAGACGTCGACGCCGGTCGACTCCTTGAAGCGCTTGATCAGGTGGTCGACGATGCGCTGGTCCCAGTCGTCGCCGCCGAGGCGGTTGTCGCCCGAGGTGGCGCGCACCTGGATGGTCGAGAAGTCGTCGTCCTTGCCGACCTCGAGCAGGGACACGTCGAACGTGCCGCCGCCCAGGTCGAAGACGAGGATCAGCTCGTCCTCCTTGCCCTTGTCGAGGCCGTAGGCGAGCGCGGCGGCGGTGGGCTCGTTGATGATGCGCAGCACGTTCAGGCCCGCGATCTCGCCGGCCTCCTTCGTGGCCTGGCGCTCGGCGTCGTTGAAGTACGCCGGCACGGTGATGACCGCGTCGGTGACGGTGTCGCCGAGGTACTGCTCGGCGTCGCGCTTGAGCTTCTGCAGGATGCGGGCCGAGATCTCCTGCGGGGTGTACTGCTTGCCGTCGATCTCCTGCGTCTTCCAGTCGGTGCCCATGTGGCGCTTGACCGACGAGATGGTGCGGTCGACGTTCGTGACAGCCTGGCGCTTGGCGGTCTCGCCGACGAGCACCTCGCCGTCCTTCGTGAACGCGACGACCGACGGGGTCGTGCGGAAGCCCTCGGCGTTCGCGATGACGACGGGCTCACCGCCCTCGAGGACGCTGACGACCGAGTTGGTCGTGCCGAGGTCGATTCCAACTGCACGTGACATGTGTGTTTCTCCTTCTCGCCCGGGAAGGAACCGCACGGATGCCCCGTGCCGGGCCCTTTCCGGACTGGTGGCCCGGCGGTGCCCGCCCGCGGCCGAAAGTCGGTGACGTTGAGACTTGAGTCTCAACGGCTCAAGTGTCACGCAGCGACTCGAACGTGTCAAGTCGAGATCGCGAAACTTGAGCGCATCTGACTCAACTCTCGGGATGTGCGCGGTATTCCCTGTGGCACCACGACGGTGTCTGCGGCGAGCATTAGCCTGCCCATGTGGACACGCGTGAGCAGGACGGCCAGCTCATCGCCGCCGAGCTCGCCCGGTACGACCGCGAGCTGAAGCGGTACCGCAAGCTGCGCAGCCGCATCGAGGCCGACTTCGCCCGGCGGCTCGAGGCGGCCGGCTTCAAGTACTTCCACGTGACGGCACGCGTGAAGTCGCGCGACTCCTTCGAGCGCAAAGTGCGGCGCGCGCCCGATCGCGAGGTGCGCGACCTCCTCGGCGTCCGCGTGATCGCGCACTTCGAGGGCGACCTGCCCGCGATGGAGCAGGTGGTGCGCGAGGCGCTCATCGTCGACGACGACTCGTGGGTCGACAAGTCCGAGATGCTGCCGATCGACGCATTCGGGTACCGCTCGGTGCAGTTCGTGGGCCGCGTCCCCGAGGAGGGTCAGGAGCGCGTCGCCACGGGGGCGCTCAGGACGGTCGGTGCGGATGGTGCGGCGGATGCCTCGGATGCTCCGCAGGTCGAGGTGCAGCTGCGCACCGCGCTGAGCGACACCTGGTCGGAGCTCGAGCACGACCTGCGCTACAAGTCGGCGCGGCAGCTCCCCCGCGAGGTCGACCGGCTGTTCGCGCTCTCGGCGGCGCTGCTCGAGCAGGCCGACGACAACCTCGATCAGATCCGCCGGCAGGTCGAGGAGGCGCGGGTCGCCCCGCCCTCGCGGGCCGACGGCGGCGGCGAGCGCGGGTACATCGGCCGGTTCATCCAGTACGACGGCGACTCGCGCACGCTCGACCAGCTCATCACCGCCGCGCTCGACGTGCCGTTCGGCGCCGTCACGGGCTCGGGCCGCGAACTGCGCAGCGTCGTCCGCGCGGCCGGGTGGCACCGGTACGACCAACTCGCCGACGGCTTCGCCGAGTACTCCGAACTGGGGCGTCGACTCGCGATCGCGTGCGCGAACACGACCCGCGACATCCTGCTCACCGATGCCGAGCCGCAGCGACCCGCCCGATCGTTCCGCGGCATCGGGGTGTACTGGACGGCGCTCGCGGCCGCCCTCGTCGCCGGCACCGCAGTACGCGAGAGCCGCGTCCCCGACGGGCGCCTGGCCGAGTACCGCGTGGTGGCCGAGTACCTGAACGTGAACCCGGATGCCTCGGCCCTCAGCGTGCGCAACCGATACGTCGCCCTCGCCGCGCCGGCCGGCACACTCGACGACGAGGGGTTCGCGCCGATCAGCCTCGCGTGATCCGCCGCACCCCTTTCCTCCCTTCCCCTCGCCCTTCCCGTTCCCCCGGGTGCCCGCTCCCTCTCCCTGGAACAAGGTCGATTCGCACCACCACGGTCCGGGGAACAGAGGGTGGGGGACGAGGGGAAGGGAAGGGAACGCAGGGAGTGTGCGAAACTGGGCGCAGCGCTCCGGCGCTGCGGCGGTGGGGCTCGCCGCACCCAACCTCGACTCCGGTCGACAACAGTCCCTGTCTCGTGATCAACCGCGCCCGAGATAGGAGACCCGTGCCCGAGACCTTCCCGACCATCGTCGTCGGCGTCACGCCGCACCAGCCCGATGCGGTCGTGCAGCACGCGGCCGCTCTCGCCGGAGCCCTGGGCGCCCGACTCGTGTGCGCGACCGTGGACCCGGGCCACTACGTCGTCGAGGAGCATCCCGACGGCAGCGTGCGCTCGCTCGAGGTCGACCCCGACGCCGGCGATCTCGAGCGCAGCGGCGACCGCGAGGCCGCCGACCTGGTCGAACGCCTGCATGCCCTGCTCGATCCGACCGGTCTCCGCTGGGAGCACCGCGGCCTCGCCGGCGATCCGACCCGTGCGCTCGCGCACCTGGCCGACACCCTCGACGCCGCGATGATCGTGGTGGGCACGCGCGAACCCGGCGTGCGCGGCACCCTGCGGGAGTTCTTCAGCGGCTCGGTCGCCGCGCACCTCGCGCATCGCCAGCATCGACCGGTGCTCGTGGTGCCGCTCGCCCCGGTCGGATTCGACGACGTCGCACCCTGGGATTCGGCGTCGTGAGCCTCGGGAACCGTCCGCCGCACCTCCAGTGGCGGCTGATCGGGCTGGTCGCGCTCGGCGGCGCGATCGGCACGGCGGCGCGCGCCGGGCTCGGCATCGCGGTCACCGCGGCGCTGCCCGGCGCCGTCTTCCCGGTGACGACGTTCACCGTGAACCTGATCGGCGCGTTCGTGCTCGGCGTGCTGCTCGAAGCCCTCGTGCTGCGCGGGCCCGACGAGGGCGTGCGGCGGAGCATCCGACTGTTCGTCGGCACCGGGGTGCTGGGCGGATTCACGACCTACAGCGCGTTCTCGACCGACACCGCCCGACTGCTCCTCGCCGGCGAAACGCTGATCGCGGCCGGGTACGCGCTCGGCACCGTCGTGCTCGGCGGCGCGGCGAGCCTGGGCGGCATCCTGCTCGCGCGGGCCGCGCATCGCGAGACCGGAGGCGCGCGATGAGCGGATGGCTCGTCTTCCTCGGCACCGCCGCGGCCGGCGGCGTCGGCGCGGCCCTGCGGTTCGTGGTCGACGGGCTGGTGCGCGCCCGGTTCGGCGGCGGCCTGCCGTGGGGGACGGCGCTCATCAACCTGACCGGATCGTTCGCCCTCGGGGTGCTCGTCGGGCTGGCGCAGCACCGCATCGGCGCGGACTGGGTGATGCTGCTCGGCACGGGCCTGCTCGGCGGGTACACGACGTTCAGCACCGCGAGCGTCGAGACCGTGCGGCTCGCACGCGACCGTCGCTGGCGCGCGGCGATCGGGTACGGGTTCGGCGTGCTGGCGGCGGGCGTCGCGCTCGCCCTGCTCGGGGTCGGGCTCGGCTCGCTCGCCTGAGCGGCCGCGACGCGGCTCCGCGACGCGGCTCCGCGCCGCCGCGCGCCGCCCGACGCGGCTACGTGCCCCGGGCCTCGGCGGCGCGACGCACGTGGCTGCGCGCGTGTTCGACGGCGGCCGGCAGCTCGTCGAACAGGTGGTTCTGGTGCCGCAGCGACCGCACCACGCCGACGCGTTCGGCGAGGCGCAGGTGATGACTGCGGATCCCCTTCACGAGCACGGTCACGCCGCGACGTTCGAGCTGGGTGATGAGCTCGGTGATGACCTGGGCGCCGGTGGCGTCGAGGATCTGCAGTTGCGACATCCGGATGATGACGACCTCGATGTCGCGGATGTCGCCCACCCGCTCGAGCACCCGCTCGGCCGCGCCGAAGAACAGCGCACCCTCGAGCCGGAACAGCGCGATGCGCTCATCGCCCGGCTCGGCCGGGCCGGGCAGCTCCTCGCGGTGCACCCCGGCCGAGTCCGCGAGGGCCCGGAGCGCGAAGAACGCCGCGGCAGCGACCCCGATGAGCACCGCGTAGATCAGGTCGAAGCTCACGGTGATCACGGCGGTCACGACGAACACGATCGCGTCGGACCGGGTCGAGCCCACCACGCTGCGCACGGTCGCGATCGAGATCATGCGGGTCGCGGTCACCATGAGCACGCCGGCGAGCGCCGCGAGCGGGATGGTTCCGACGATGGATGCCCCGAACGAGACGACCCCGAGCAGCAGCACCGCGTGCACGACGGCCGCGAGTCGGGTGCGGGCGCCCGCCCTGACGTTGACCGCGGTTCGGGCGATCGCCCCGGTCGCCGGCATCCCGCCGAACAGTCCGGCCGCGATCGACGCGAGGCCCTGGCCGACGAGCTCGCGGTCGGCGTCGTAGGGGCCGGTGTCGGAGATGGATGCCGCGACCCGCGCCGAGAGCAGCGACTCGATCGCGGCGAGCGCGGCGACGGCGAGGATCGGGCCGGCGAGGCCGGGCAGCTGCGCCCAGTCGAAGCTCGGCAGGGCCGGCGCGGGCAGCCCGGCCGGAAGCTCGCCGATCGTGTCGACGGGCAGGTGCGCGAGGGCTGCCAGCACGCTGACGACGATGATCGCGACGATCGAGCCGGGGAACCTCGGGTGGATCCACCGCGGCCCGAGCAGCATGACGGCCGCCACGACGCCGACGATCCCGAGCGTCCAGCCGATCTCGGGCCAGGCCGCGGTCGGCAGCGATTCGAGGGCGGCGACGAACGCGTTCGGGCTGGGCCCGGCCGCGGTGCCGAGCGCAGCCGGAACCTGCTGCAGGAAGATGATGACCGCGATGCCGAGGGTGAACCCCTCGATCACCGGCCACGGGATGTACGTCACGGCGCGTCCGAGGCGCAGCGCGCCGGCGGCGGCCACGACGACGCCGGCGAGCACGCACACGACGGCGAGCACTCCGACGCCGTGGGTGGCGATGATGGGCGCGAGCACGACGACCATGGCCCCCGTCGGCCCCGACACCTGCACGTTCGACCCGCCGAACACGGCGGCGACGAACCCGGCGACGATCGCGGTGACGAGCCCGGCTTCGGCGCCGGCGCCCGAGGTCACCCCGAACGCGAGTGCGAGCGGCAGCGCGACGATGCCGACCGTCACCCCGGCGACGAGATCGAGGCGCCAGGTGCGCCCGAGTCCGCGGTAGTCGCCGGTCGACGGCAGCAGCCCGCGCAGGCGTGCCGCGGTGCCGCTCATCCGCGCGCCTCGGCCCATGCGTCGGCCCGCGGGATTTCGGGCAGTTCGCGCTGCGCGACGAGCTGCTGCTCGGTCGTGCCGAGGATCTCGCCGAGCAGCACCCGGGCGACCCGGAGCAGGTCGGCCACCTCGGGGTACGCGAGCCGGTAGTAGACGAGGCTTCCGCGCCGTTCGGACTCGACGAGCCGGTTGCGCCGCAGCACGGCCAGGTGCTGCGAGAGGTGGGATGCCTCGAGCGAGGTCTGTTCGAGCAGGGAGGCGACGGGCACCTCCGCAGCCGAGGAGAGCACTTCGAGGATGCGGATGCGGATCGGGTGCGCGAGCCCTTTGAACAGGCCGGCCTTCACCTCGTAGAGCGGGCGGGTCGGGTCGACGAACATGGCGGCTCCCGGTTTCACGGTTTGAGAGAACCATCAAATCACAATCCCGAACCGCCGCCTCGCCGACCCTGGACACGCGCGCGACGGGCGCGTAGGCTCGCCCGCGGACATTCGCCCGTGGCATCCGCGCCCTGATCAGAGGAAGGAGCGAACCATGCAC from Agromyces larvae includes the following:
- a CDS encoding SulP family inorganic anion transporter — encoded protein: MSGTAARLRGLLPSTGDYRGLGRTWRLDLVAGVTVGIVALPLALAFGVTSGAGAEAGLVTAIVAGFVAAVFGGSNVQVSGPTGAMVVVLAPIIATHGVGVLAVVCVLAGVVVAAAGALRLGRAVTYIPWPVIEGFTLGIAVIIFLQQVPAALGTAAGPSPNAFVAALESLPTAAWPEIGWTLGIVGVVAAVMLLGPRWIHPRFPGSIVAIIVVSVLAALAHLPVDTIGELPAGLPAPALPSFDWAQLPGLAGPILAVAALAAIESLLSARVAASISDTGPYDADRELVGQGLASIAAGLFGGMPATGAIARTAVNVRAGARTRLAAVVHAVLLLGVVSFGASIVGTIPLAALAGVLMVTATRMISIATVRSVVGSTRSDAIVFVVTAVITVSFDLIYAVLIGVAAAAFFALRALADSAGVHREELPGPAEPGDERIALFRLEGALFFGAAERVLERVGDIRDIEVVIIRMSQLQILDATGAQVITELITQLERRGVTVLVKGIRSHHLRLAERVGVVRSLRHQNHLFDELPAAVEHARSHVRRAAEARGT
- a CDS encoding ArsR/SmtB family transcription factor, producing MFVDPTRPLYEVKAGLFKGLAHPIRIRILEVLSSAAEVPVASLLEQTSLEASHLSQHLAVLRRNRLVESERRGSLVYYRLAYPEVADLLRVARVLLGEILGTTEQQLVAQRELPEIPRADAWAEARG